A window of Rhodothermia bacterium genomic DNA:
TGGTGATATTGGCCGAGAAAATACCATCATGCAATTACAAAAAACCCCCATTAAATTTGCCGGATTGCTTACACATCCCCATACAAGCTTTGAAAAAAATGGTATTAAATACGGGTTTGCAGCTTTTTCTCCGAATAATGGTACGGTTAATATTAATGATATTCCAAATGCAAAACAAATTGTGAAAGCACTTTCAGAGAAAAATGATGTCGTTATTGTTTCGTTTCATGGTGGTGCAGAGGGGGCAAGTAAGCGCAATATTACCCGAAAAAACGAAATTTTTGTCGGCGAAAACAGGGGAAATCCATATGCATTTGCTCGGGCGGTTATAGATGCCGGTGCAGATATTGTTCTGGGACATGGCCCTCATGTTACCCGTGCCGTTGACCTCTACAAGAATCGCTTCATTGCCTATAGTTTGGGAAATTTTGCCACCTATGGCCGATTTAACCTAAAAGGTGTATCAGGCGTAGCCCCAATAATCAAAGTTTTTGTTAACAAAGAAGGCGAATTCCTTTCCGCTCGTGTGGTTTCCATTAAACAAATCGGAGAAGGTGGTCCCGTTTTAGATGAAACCCACTGGGCTTTGCGGGAAATCCAATCCTTAACACAACAAGACATTCCAGAAGCCTCCATCATCATTACCGACGACGGAATTATCCGTAAAAAATAACCACCTATATCCCATTTTTTGTGATGTCTGTATATTTTCAAGACCAATTTTTTTACCA
This region includes:
- a CDS encoding CapA family protein — its product is MSLFMGCHQEPEIAEKEVKTAFVSTSKTSGSLPEGVDSLSVIGVGDMMLGTNYPDGFLPPNDGKDLLTPVKHILEDADITFGNLEGVILTGSGQMKKCGNPALCYAFKSPDHYVNYFVEAGFDLLSIANNHVGDFGDIGRENTIMQLQKTPIKFAGLLTHPHTSFEKNGIKYGFAAFSPNNGTVNINDIPNAKQIVKALSEKNDVVIVSFHGGAEGASKRNITRKNEIFVGENRGNPYAFARAVIDAGADIVLGHGPHVTRAVDLYKNRFIAYSLGNFATYGRFNLKGVSGVAPIIKVFVNKEGEFLSARVVSIKQIGEGGPVLDETHWALREIQSLTQQDIPEASIIITDDGIIRKK